From the genome of Porphyromonadaceae bacterium W3.11:
TTATTCGATAGTAGCTGCTGGATGTATCTTACCAGTAGCCCAAGGGAACGACCTACCTAAGGAGATGGGCCTAAGACACCGATCAGGGCTGGGGATGTCTCAGCAATGTGATGCTAAGGTCATCATCATCAGCGAGGAACGGGGTAAGATATCTCTAGCTCATAGAGGAGAACTACTCATAAATATTGACATAAATCAATTGCAACGATTTTTATCAAGTAGTTTCAATCAACTCTCTGAATTGGGAGCGGTAGCTGATGCCAAAACGAAAGTGTAACTTCTCTGCGAGAGAAATAGTTTTTCGCATAAGTATAAAGAATGGAGCGTCCTAAAATCATAGCCAACTTAATCCTCATTCTGCTCCTAATAAACTTGAGCAATATATCCTATGGGCAGGATCGTAAGACCATTGAGAAGGTCCTTCCTCTCGAGGCATATTGTACGATTCAGGTGATTAACGCACTCTCGAAAGAGCCTGAGCGTGATGTCCAGCTCTCATTAGTGCGTGACAGTCTGAGTTATAGCCATCCGATCACTACAAGCTATAAGGATGGCACGTCGGTACTTAATATTCACGTCAAAAAGAGAGAAAGCTTTGAAATCGTTATCCTAAGTAAGCCTGGATTTATCACAAGTTCATATAACTTTCAGCCTTACAAGCTAGGAGGGGACACGCTTAAGCTATACATACAGCCCAACCCTTATTTAATACCACAAGTAACCGTCGTCGGGCATAAAACGAAGTATAGTAGCGTTGACAATCCCGCTTATGAACTGGCGATGCGGATTGCGAGAGATGAGAAAGAAAGAAGACAAAAGTCGACTAGGAACTATTCTTTTAGGCAAATTGATAACATCACGCTCTCTGCAGCTAATATAGATGCTGTGCAAAATTTCCTTGAATATGTAATACCCTTTTACCCTTCATATTTAATACCTTCAAAGATTGAAGATGAGATGATCTTGCCTTTGTCACATCGGGAGACCGTTAGAAGGGTTGGATACAATGCTAAGAAAAAGGTATTCAACCAAGATATCCAATTCAAGAAAACTATAGGCTTAGACCAGAACATCGATGATGGGACATTATCAATGGCTCTCTACGAACTCTTTCCTCCGATAGATCTATTCAAGAGGCACGTCCACATGCTGGATACAGATATCCCATCTCCTTTATCTGACTTGGGCCGTTTTCACTATAAATATTATCTTACAGATACTATTATTCACCAAAGAAAGGTAGCACAGGTCCTAGAAGTCGTACCTCATTACCCTAATGAACCAAGCTTTCGTGGACAGTTTATTGTCACGATGGATAGTATCCCAAGATTGCTGAGGTGCGAGCTCACATTCCCGCACTTCTCCAACATCAACTTCATTGAAAAGATGAGATTGATACAGAATTTTGACGCTTCTATATCAGAGAGATCTAACCTAAAGAATGAAGAATTACTCGCTAATGTGCGGCTGTATCACAAAGTGCTCTCCGCTAACATCGATCATACCAGAAGCTACGATGAATATAACTACACTTCTCCTGACAGTGGACTGATCTACTCTAAAATAAGGCTACGTGATAGTTCATCTGAGAAAGACTTAAAGGCATACAAAGATCAGAGTACGGGCAAGGATCTCCTCGTCTCTGATCACGGATTAAAGCAATTCATGGTGAGGTTAAGAGAACATCCCACTCATAAATTCATTATGGAAGTAGCGGACGCTCTATCTGTTAATTATATCCGAACTCGCTGGAATAGTAATCTGATATATGGGGGTAGCCTGGTGGAAATAGGCCCTCTTAATAAACTGGTGGGATATGACTGGTTCAATGGTGCTAGGGTACAACTGGGAGGACGGACAACGGCACTACTTAACAAACGCAATTTCCTAAGTGGCTACATAGCTTACGCCACGGGCTCTGATAAAATCACCTTCCGAACGAAAGGGATGCACAGCTTTAGACCCAAGCGGTACTATGCTGAGGAATTCCCTCGGCACGATATTTCACTGGCTTACGGCTATGAGCTATACTCCCCAGGCAACAGAATTTTGAATAATGATGGGAATAATATTATCTTCAATGTGGGAGTACCACACCTGACTTACTTTTCGTACAGAAAGCTCCTAGAGGCTCGGTACCACTATGATATCGATTCGGCGTGGACTATTCAATTGTATTATAATCATGCGACTGATTATCCTGTAGGTGAACTCGAATACGTACGGGTACTTCCTGATAATAGCATTATAAGGTATGAGTATCTAAGGGATGCGATGATCGGTACAGAAATACGCTGGTCTCCAGAAGAGGACATATTTCCGGGATCGATGCAGAGGGAAAACTGGTATAAAAGACTAAGACAGACACATCCCATATTCACTTTCAAACTCGAATACGCATCGCCTAATCTAGGAGGTCAATATAAGCGGATACGTTCAGAGATATCCGTTGAGCAAAAACTATGGCTAGGTGCCTTTGGACGATTAGATTACAATATCAATGGAGGTAAGATATGGAGTTCAGTACCATTCCCATTCCTTTATGATCCACCGCTTAATAGGAATTTCTTCGTCAGGAGATTTAGCTTTAAGGGATTAAGAAGAAGAGAATATGTAGCAGATGAATGGATCTCTGCTTTTTGCGAATACCACATGCGAGGCGTAATAGCAAATAGGCTGCCGCTCGTTAAGAAACTCAATCTAAGAGGAGTCCTTACGGTTAACCTCTTATGGGGAAATACGACAAATAAAAATTCACAGGACTCTGGGAAAGAGCTATTCGTATTACCAAACATATCGACCGAAATGAGCTACAAGCACCCGTATATGGAAATGGGATTTGGTCTGGAGAATATTCTAAAGGTTGTCCGAATTGATGTGTATCGAAGACTAACCCCTATGGGACCTCACTCAACTGGCCCGTGGAATGTCAAAATGGGGCTCAACCTTAACTTCTAAAGGGTTGGAGGAATCACCGATGAAAGATAAGACGGAAGGTGATATAAAAGTGGGCGAATAGGGTAGGCATAATGCCAAAGTGCTTTCGCATAATCTTAAACCGCTCTACCAAGGAGGCTCTACGATGCTGAGTCGTCATCCCTTCGGATAAATAATCTGTGAGAACCAAACCACTATAATAATTACTTCGGGATCGACCTAGGATGTTCAAGCACCAATCATAATCACTTGAATACCGATAGCTCTCATCATACATTGGAGCCAAGTCACGCTTGGGATAAAATGATTGATGACAAACCAACATTCCCCTCAAAAAACTTCTTTTCGTCAATTTCTTAGGAGCAGATAATCGTCGAGGTCTTAGGTAGTTCCCAACATTATCCACCAAATTGGTTTGCCCATAAAGGACGTCGGGCCTTTGTGAACCTATAGAAGCAAACAAATCCGATAATGTACTGGGAGCGTGGAAGCAATCCCCTGCATTCATAAAGCAGAGATACTCGCCTTTTGCCATCTTTATACCCTTATTCATAGCATTATATATCCCAGTATCAGGCTCGCTGATCCACTGGTCCACCTCAGCCCTTCTCTCATGAATAATTTGCAAGGTTCCATCCTCAGAAGCCCCATCAATGATGATATATTCAAAGTTGCGAAAGGTCTGCTCGGCTACAGAATCCATAGTCCGAACCAGAGCTTGATCCGCATTATAACAGACCGTAATGATGGATAGTAAAACTCTTTCTAACTTAGCTCCTTGCATATCACTCAGAAAAATCGTATTTTTGCATTCAAATATAACCTTGGCCCTGTAGTTCAACGGATAGAACAAAAGTTTCCTAAACTTTAGATATGGGTTCGATTCCCGTCGGGGCTACTTTTATGAGACCGCTTCTATTATTGGTTGATGCCAATACGAAGCGGTTTCATTTTTTGTCTTACGCACTCCAAGCCCCCCTACAGATCATGCCTACTACCTAATCTTAATGAAAACGCCTCTCTAATTCTATAGGAGTAATAATCGTGATCGTATTCTGACCATCAGGTGTCATTAAATACTCAGGAAGGGTATATAATTCCTGCAATAACTCTTGTGCTTGTACAGGTGAAAGCTTAGAACGTACAGTCTGCTTGACCTTAAAATTAATGAGTTTACGAACCAGCATATCAGTCAACACATCTTCGCTAGATTTTAATGTACCTTGACACTCACTTAAAATTTGCTGCAATAACTCCTCCTCTGCACCAGCAGAGATCCCCTCGGGGACAGCATTAATGGCAAAAGAGTTATCTCCCATGTGTGAGAGGTCAAAGCCAAGTGTATTTAGTGTAGCTAAGTGACGGTTAAGCAACTCGGCATCCTTAGCACTAAGCTCAATCAATGAGGGGAAAAGCAAACTATGTGATACCGCAACGCCCTTCATCAGACCACGTTTCATACGTTCATAAAGCACCTTGTATCTCACTCTATCTATATCTGCGACGACCAAGCCTTTTGCTGAGGGATAGACGGCATAATGATCATATAGAGTAGGTGTCGGGATGACATCATCCTGTCGATCATAATGAACCTCCTCTATAGGCGCCTTCTGATCTAAATGGTCTATCAGTGAGGACTGCGTTGCCTTACGTGCCGAACGCTTACCTTCAAAATTATCATAGAACTTATCCCAATCAGAAAGATCCGGCATCTGAAAATCATTTCCTCTGAGGAGTATGTCCAGATCGACGGGTGGCTCTTCCTTACTCTTATTCATCTTACTCTCTAGGATCAAGACATCGGATGTGATAGGAGGCTCCACAAGGGCTTCAGATGGCATAGTATGAGCAACAGGGATAGACTCATCCCTATCAAAGTCCAAGTTCGGAACAGCTGCACCAGCCATCAATACTTCTCGGACAGCAGAATACAGAATGGTTGAAATCTCTTGCTCTGCAGCGAACTTAATCTCCGTCTTTGTTGGCGAGATATTAACGTCGATACTGCTGGGATCAACAGTAAAAAATAAAAAATACTCAGGATACTCTCCAGATGGTATCATACTGCCATAGGCATTAAGTATCATACGATGAAAGAGGCTATGCTTCATGTAACGTTCGTTCACAAAGAAGTACTGCTGCATCCCACGCTTTCTGGTAGCAGAGACCTTAGTCACAAAGCCCGTAATATGAACCAAAGGGGTATCTATATCTACAGGTAAGAGACTACTCTCAAATCGCTTACCAAATAGATTAATCAAACGCTGCTTGACACTAGAGGGCTTGAGCTCAAATGTCGTTACCTCATTATGCCTCAGCGTAAAGGCAACCTGCGGACGCACAGCTGCTACATTCTCAACTTCACTGACAATGTGTCTATACTCTGTCTCATCTCGCTTCAAAAACTTTCGGCGAGCTGGAACATTAAAAAAGAGATGTTTGACAGAGAAGTTAGCCCCTTGGGCACAAATAGCAGGCTGACTATCCACAACCTTTGAAGCTTCTAAATCCAGACGAATACCTTGCTCACAATCCTCTGCACGTGTCTGCAACGTAATATGTGAAACAGCAGCGATGCTCGGCAACGCCTCGCCACGAAACCCCATGGTGGTCAGAGCAAAGAGATCATCGGCAGATGAAATCTTCGAAGTGGCATGCCTCTCGAAAGCCATACGGGCATCCATTGGAGCCATCCCTTTACCATTATCAATGACTTGAATGAGGGTCTTTCCCGCGTCTTTTATATCAATAAATATCTCAGTTGCACCAGCATCTACCGCATTTTCGACTAACTCTTTTACGACAGAAGATGGTCTCTGGATAACCTCACCTGCAGCTATTTGATTGGCAATATTATCAGGTAAAAGTTTAATCAAACTGTCCATAGAATTTCACATCAGAGCCATGAAAACATATACTTAAAGAAACCCAGACCGAGGTGATTGAATAACCATACGAGGAAAACAATCGCAAGAGTTAAGAAAAGAATTAGCTTACGGTTCTTCTCACTTACAGTCTCTCTCACAGACTCATCATCACCAAACTTAGCCAATACCTCCGACTGACGTCTTGCAGATCTGCGAATATTCTCCTTCACCTCCTCCGGATCTATCTCCCCATTAGACTCAAGCTTATGTTTAGCTCGCCTAATTTTCTTATCTAACTCCTCCTTTTTTGGATCATAGTATCGATAAACATATCTAAACTTAGAGGGCTTTCTCTGTTTATAAAAACTTCCTATTCCCATCTTACTGTTTTTCCTTTTTTGTATTTGTCGTACTAATGTCTCTTGGGGTCTGCTCCGGGATCATTTCCTTGGCGTTTTCAATGACTTTATCATCGCTTTCTTTCAGCTCCTCGATAACCTTCTGCCCTTGCTCTAATGCATCATCGCTTTCTAACAAAGGCTTCTCCATGGAGTCCTCAGCCTCATCTTTATCCGTACCCCCTCCTACCTTTGGGGTTATTCTAAATATATCTTGAAAACCCGTAGGTCGGCCTTCTGGAAACCAGACAAAGTCAGGAAAGGTTAATTGATCTGACTCTAGTAAGAAAACCGGTGTCATTCTTGCAGCCGTCTTTGGAGTCATTTTTATTTTTACAATCTCCTCATTCTCAAAGAGCATGAAGATCTTACTACTCTGGGTGCGTGTTAGTTCCTGAGGAACGCTGTCAGGCGAAAGACTGATGTATATGGCCTCCGAGTTCCCATCCGTCCAGAGGGAGTCCATCTTATTATCCGAAAAGTAAGCCATCATTTCACGACCCCTCATCTGGTCAAAATACTTTTCATCCAACTGATTACTAGCAAAGGCATTCTCTCGAATATGTACACGCTCTAGCCCCTCGCCTTTTAGGTAGATGGTGATAGAGTCTCCTGTCACTTGAGATTTTCCTGACCACATAAATGGGTGTCCGAGACAGTTCATTAGGGAGTCCGCAGTATTGTAAATAATCGAGTCTGAAACCGCTTGTATATCCTTTCTATACAATCTAACGTTACCCAGGCCCTTGTACAGAGAAGCCACAGAGTCCACCTTACGCATCTCAAGTAGATGTGCATGGACATACAGCGTATCCTCAGAGGAATAATCTGAAATATACGCCCGCTCACGAGCTAGGCCATGTCCTGTATCCTCATGATACTCTGCATAATCGCCACGCAAAGAGGCATGCTCTACCGTATCTTTTAGCTCTACGTTCTTGAACATCTCCACCAGCTGCCCTACCCTGTCATAGAAGATTGAATCTCCTGTCATCCATCTAGTGCCGGACTCTATCACGGGCTTATCCATTAGATAAGCTCTATCCCTATCAGTGTCATAGAGCCCTCTTGTGGCATGTATCACTCCACTATCGCCCACAATCTCAGTAGGCCCTAATATGGTAGCAATCTTAGTCTCGGTATCATAATTTAGTGTGTCTGAGCGTAAAATAAAGTTGGGGTTCTCCAACACAACACTGTCATTAAAGATAGCACACTTTGTAGCCGTCGAGTACTCCCCATAAACCGAGGATAGAATATTAAGGGTATCAACAATGGATCCATAATCGAAGTAATATCCTACACCAGCCTCCCTATCATAGTCTAGGCTGTCGGTATAGAGTGTATTATCACCATGCTCCATCCGCACCAGCTCCCTCAGCCGAGCGAGCATTATTTGCCCATCATAATCCAGATAATTACAGTATATGAAGAGAGAGTCTCCCTGCTCTATACGGACGTTGCCATAAGCTTCAAATCTATTGTCCGCTTCATACATAAGAGCACTGTCACAGAACATTAGAGCATCTTTATGCCTAAACTGGACATTACCTACTAAGATCTGAGCATCAGGATTGATCTCTTTATCAAAACGCCAAACATCTACATGCTCTATGAAGATTCTCTCTTTACCACCACTATTAGCTGCATTAGAGAGTTTTACCGAATCAATAGCAGTATTACGCTTCAATGGGGGTACTGTATCAGCAAAGCCACCAGGCAAAAAGCTCCTACCCAAGCCAGTATTACTGGCCTGAGAAGCGAGCAACAGTAACATCAATAATGCTACCGTCGTGATGATTTGCCTCCTTACCCTTGCTGTTTTCATACCCAAGACCGTTATTACTTACTACCCCACCCTGGGTACTTAAAGTCACAGTGCTGATATCGAGGGCTAATCCTAGTATAGGTACTCTTTTGTTTCTTTTTAATCCACTCCTCTAGTACCTCGTCTTGCTTCTTATTTAGCACGATTTGTTTAATGACTTGATAGTCATCTACCACATTCGCACGATGTCCTGCGATTCGCTTCTTCAATAAGACTACGGCAACGACAGTATTACTATCCTTATTCGTCATGGTAAAGGGTTTAGAGATATCCCCTTCTTTTAGATTAGCCACCACAGGAGACATCTCTTGAGGTAGATCCTCCATAGCAAATCGAGAGGTCCCGAAGTGGTTACTCTTTTGCTTATCATTTACCATCTGTCCATTACCCAAGCGGGTATTCTCGTCAGACGAAAATAATCGAGCTGCTACACCAAAGTCTAAACTATCGGCCTTAATCTGACCCACGATGGAGTCCATCAAGGCAGTGGTCTTAGATAGCTCCTCTACACCTACTTCTGGACGAAGCATAATGTGTCGGACATTAATCTTATCATCCTGCTTATCAATCAACTGCATGATATGATATCCTCGAGCTGTCTTAACGATTCTAGAGACTTTTTTGGTATCGTTCAGACCAAAAGCTACGTTCGCAAACTCAGGCTCTAACTCGGCACGTCCTACCATGCCTATCTCTCCACCCTTTAGTGCGGTAGCATTGTCGTTAGAATAGATTCGTGCCAAGGTTTCGAAATCAGACTTTCCAGAGTTAATATCATTAGTAAATCCTATTAACCGCTCCTTAATCCTATCCACTTCACTAAAAGGAATCTTAGGCTCTAAGGTAATAATCTGCACCTCGACCGTCTGTGGCATGAATGGCAAACTATCCTTATTCACCACATCATAATATCGATTAACCTCTGAAGGGGAGACCTTTACGTCACCTATAAGCTTCTGCTGCATCTGCATCACACGATACTCATCAGTGACAACCTTAGTACGCTCCTCTCTGATCTGAGACATATTCCTACCTAGGTACTCTTCCACCTTGTCCCGACTACCTAACTCGTTAGTGACCGCCTCTATCCACTGAGATACAGACTGATTTACCATACCTGGGTTCACGAAGATACTATCTATATCAGCTTGATTAAGGAAAAGCTTCTGCACCGCCATCTGCTCAGGGATAACACATCTTGCATTCCCAGACATACGCTCTCCCATGGATTCGTAATAAAGACGTTGGCGTTCGATATCAGAGAGTAAAATATACTCATCACCGATGACCCACGCAATTTCATCTATGACATTATTCTTAGACTGAGCTAATACCAGCTGTGGGAATAGGGCTAATAATGCCGCTATTAGTAATACTTTCTTTAGGTTCTTCATACCACTCTAATTATTTATTCTTTTTAGCCCATGTATCACGTAGCGTGACGGTCCTATTGAACACCTTCTTCTCATCAGTACTATCTCTATCTACTGTAAAGTATCCATTACGTACGAATTGATAATGATGGCCTACCTCTGCATCCGCCAACCATTCTTCCGCATAAGCATTAGGAACGATCACCTCACTATCAGGATTCATCAATTCACTAATATCATCATACTTAGTGCCTGCTGGGTCTTCAACGTTAAAGAGTCGATCATAAAGACGTACCTCCACAGGAAGAGCATGCTCTGTACTTACCCAATGGATAGTACCCTTGACCTTTTTCTTTGCATTCTCCATACCAGTCTTAGAGAGAGGATCATATTCAGCATAAACCTCTACGACATTACCCTCTTCATCTTTCTTGCACCCAGTACACTCTATGATGTAGCCCGCACGAAGTCGGACCTCTCTTCCTGGACTCAGGCGGAAATACTTCTTAGGAGCATCCTCCATAAAGTCCTCCCGTTCGATATAAAGATTTTTTGAGAAAGCAATCTTGTGGGTTCCCTTCTCTGGCTCCTCTGGATTAGTAGTCACATCCATCATCTCTACCTGTCCATCTGGATAGTTGGTTATGACTAGTTTAATAGGGTCTAGAACAACAGCCACACGATCAGCGTGCTTATTCAAGTCCTCTCTAACAGCAAACTCCAATTTACCAGTATCCACCATACCCTCAACCTTGGTGTAACCAATCATATCAATGAAGTTACGAATACTCGCTGGAGTATATCCCCTACGACGAAGTCCCACGAGAGTAGGCATACGAGGGTCATCCCAGCCATGGACTAGCTTCCTCTGAACCAGCTCAAGCAAACGACGTTTGCTCATCATGGTATAGGTGAGATTGAGACGATTAAATTCATACTGATGAGGCCTATAATCATCGCTCCTCAATTTCTCTACCAGATAATCATAAAGAGGTCGGTGTACGACGAACTCAAGAGTACAGATCGAGTGAGTCACGCCCTCAAAGTAATCACTTTGCCCATGAGCAAAGTCATACATCGGATAGACCTTCCACTCAGTACCAGTACGATGGTGTGGATGATGGAGAATACGATAGATGATAGGGTCACGCATGTGCATATTAGGGCTAGCCATATCGATCTTAGCCCTTAAGGTCATCTGCCCCTCTGCAAACTCTCCATTCTTCATCCTCTCAAAAAGATCAAGACTCTCCTCTACAGGGCGGTCTCTATAGGGGCTATTGATACCTGGTTCGGTAGGTGTACCTTTCTGTGCTGCGATCACTTCAGACTTTTGCTCATCAACATAGGCCAAGCCTCTTTTGATTAAATCAACAGCAAAGTCATACAATTGTTGGAAATAATCACTCGCGTAGTAAATATTCTCCCAATGGAAGCCCAACCACTTGATATCCTCCTTAATAGCATCGACATACTCCACATCCTCTTTGACAGGATTGGTATCATCAAAGCGAAGATTGCAGATACCATTGTACTTCTCTGCAATTCCAAAGTCTATACAGACAGCCTTAGCATGCCCAATGTGAAGATAGCCGTTAGGCTCTGGTGGGAAACGCGTCTGGATCCGTCCATCATTCAATCCCTTCT
Proteins encoded in this window:
- a CDS encoding DUF5686 family protein → MERPKIIANLILILLLINLSNISYGQDRKTIEKVLPLEAYCTIQVINALSKEPERDVQLSLVRDSLSYSHPITTSYKDGTSVLNIHVKKRESFEIVILSKPGFITSSYNFQPYKLGGDTLKLYIQPNPYLIPQVTVVGHKTKYSSVDNPAYELAMRIARDEKERRQKSTRNYSFRQIDNITLSAANIDAVQNFLEYVIPFYPSYLIPSKIEDEMILPLSHRETVRRVGYNAKKKVFNQDIQFKKTIGLDQNIDDGTLSMALYELFPPIDLFKRHVHMLDTDIPSPLSDLGRFHYKYYLTDTIIHQRKVAQVLEVVPHYPNEPSFRGQFIVTMDSIPRLLRCELTFPHFSNINFIEKMRLIQNFDASISERSNLKNEELLANVRLYHKVLSANIDHTRSYDEYNYTSPDSGLIYSKIRLRDSSSEKDLKAYKDQSTGKDLLVSDHGLKQFMVRLREHPTHKFIMEVADALSVNYIRTRWNSNLIYGGSLVEIGPLNKLVGYDWFNGARVQLGGRTTALLNKRNFLSGYIAYATGSDKITFRTKGMHSFRPKRYYAEEFPRHDISLAYGYELYSPGNRILNNDGNNIIFNVGVPHLTYFSYRKLLEARYHYDIDSAWTIQLYYNHATDYPVGELEYVRVLPDNSIIRYEYLRDAMIGTEIRWSPEEDIFPGSMQRENWYKRLRQTHPIFTFKLEYASPNLGGQYKRIRSEISVEQKLWLGAFGRLDYNINGGKIWSSVPFPFLYDPPLNRNFFVRRFSFKGLRRREYVADEWISAFCEYHMRGVIANRLPLVKKLNLRGVLTVNLLWGNTTNKNSQDSGKELFVLPNISTEMSYKHPYMEMGFGLENILKVVRIDVYRRLTPMGPHSTGPWNVKMGLNLNF
- a CDS encoding glycosyltransferase family 2 protein produces the protein MQGAKLERVLLSIITVCYNADQALVRTMDSVAEQTFRNFEYIIIDGASEDGTLQIIHERRAEVDQWISEPDTGIYNAMNKGIKMAKGEYLCFMNAGDCFHAPSTLSDLFASIGSQRPDVLYGQTNLVDNVGNYLRPRRLSAPKKLTKRSFLRGMLVCHQSFYPKRDLAPMYDESYRYSSDYDWCLNILGRSRSNYYSGLVLTDYLSEGMTTQHRRASLVERFKIMRKHFGIMPTLFAHFYITFRLIFHR
- the mutL gene encoding DNA mismatch repair endonuclease MutL encodes the protein MDSLIKLLPDNIANQIAAGEVIQRPSSVVKELVENAVDAGATEIFIDIKDAGKTLIQVIDNGKGMAPMDARMAFERHATSKISSADDLFALTTMGFRGEALPSIAAVSHITLQTRAEDCEQGIRLDLEASKVVDSQPAICAQGANFSVKHLFFNVPARRKFLKRDETEYRHIVSEVENVAAVRPQVAFTLRHNEVTTFELKPSSVKQRLINLFGKRFESSLLPVDIDTPLVHITGFVTKVSATRKRGMQQYFFVNERYMKHSLFHRMILNAYGSMIPSGEYPEYFLFFTVDPSSIDVNISPTKTEIKFAAEQEISTILYSAVREVLMAGAAVPNLDFDRDESIPVAHTMPSEALVEPPITSDVLILESKMNKSKEEPPVDLDILLRGNDFQMPDLSDWDKFYDNFEGKRSARKATQSSLIDHLDQKAPIEEVHYDRQDDVIPTPTLYDHYAVYPSAKGLVVADIDRVRYKVLYERMKRGLMKGVAVSHSLLFPSLIELSAKDAELLNRHLATLNTLGFDLSHMGDNSFAINAVPEGISAGAEEELLQQILSECQGTLKSSEDVLTDMLVRKLINFKVKQTVRSKLSPVQAQELLQELYTLPEYLMTPDGQNTITIITPIELERRFH
- a CDS encoding OstA-like protein, which translates into the protein MKTARVRRQIITTVALLMLLLLASQASNTGLGRSFLPGGFADTVPPLKRNTAIDSVKLSNAANSGGKERIFIEHVDVWRFDKEINPDAQILVGNVQFRHKDALMFCDSALMYEADNRFEAYGNVRIEQGDSLFIYCNYLDYDGQIMLARLRELVRMEHGDNTLYTDSLDYDREAGVGYYFDYGSIVDTLNILSSVYGEYSTATKCAIFNDSVVLENPNFILRSDTLNYDTETKIATILGPTEIVGDSGVIHATRGLYDTDRDRAYLMDKPVIESGTRWMTGDSIFYDRVGQLVEMFKNVELKDTVEHASLRGDYAEYHEDTGHGLARERAYISDYSSEDTLYVHAHLLEMRKVDSVASLYKGLGNVRLYRKDIQAVSDSIIYNTADSLMNCLGHPFMWSGKSQVTGDSITIYLKGEGLERVHIRENAFASNQLDEKYFDQMRGREMMAYFSDNKMDSLWTDGNSEAIYISLSPDSVPQELTRTQSSKIFMLFENEEIVKIKMTPKTAARMTPVFLLESDQLTFPDFVWFPEGRPTGFQDIFRITPKVGGGTDKDEAEDSMEKPLLESDDALEQGQKVIEELKESDDKVIENAKEMIPEQTPRDISTTNTKKEKQ
- a CDS encoding peptidylprolyl isomerase, which produces MKNLKKVLLIAALLALFPQLVLAQSKNNVIDEIAWVIGDEYILLSDIERQRLYYESMGERMSGNARCVIPEQMAVQKLFLNQADIDSIFVNPGMVNQSVSQWIEAVTNELGSRDKVEEYLGRNMSQIREERTKVVTDEYRVMQMQQKLIGDVKVSPSEVNRYYDVVNKDSLPFMPQTVEVQIITLEPKIPFSEVDRIKERLIGFTNDINSGKSDFETLARIYSNDNATALKGGEIGMVGRAELEPEFANVAFGLNDTKKVSRIVKTARGYHIMQLIDKQDDKINVRHIMLRPEVGVEELSKTTALMDSIVGQIKADSLDFGVAARLFSSDENTRLGNGQMVNDKQKSNHFGTSRFAMEDLPQEMSPVVANLKEGDISKPFTMTNKDSNTVVAVVLLKKRIAGHRANVVDDYQVIKQIVLNKKQDEVLEEWIKKKQKSTYTRISPRYQHCDFKYPGWGSK
- a CDS encoding glutamine--tRNA ligase/YqeY domain fusion protein, whose amino-acid sequence is MSKEIDQKDLSGGRSLNFIEQVVEDDLKKGLNDGRIQTRFPPEPNGYLHIGHAKAVCIDFGIAEKYNGICNLRFDDTNPVKEDVEYVDAIKEDIKWLGFHWENIYYASDYFQQLYDFAVDLIKRGLAYVDEQKSEVIAAQKGTPTEPGINSPYRDRPVEESLDLFERMKNGEFAEGQMTLRAKIDMASPNMHMRDPIIYRILHHPHHRTGTEWKVYPMYDFAHGQSDYFEGVTHSICTLEFVVHRPLYDYLVEKLRSDDYRPHQYEFNRLNLTYTMMSKRRLLELVQRKLVHGWDDPRMPTLVGLRRRGYTPASIRNFIDMIGYTKVEGMVDTGKLEFAVREDLNKHADRVAVVLDPIKLVITNYPDGQVEMMDVTTNPEEPEKGTHKIAFSKNLYIEREDFMEDAPKKYFRLSPGREVRLRAGYIIECTGCKKDEEGNVVEVYAEYDPLSKTGMENAKKKVKGTIHWVSTEHALPVEVRLYDRLFNVEDPAGTKYDDISELMNPDSEVIVPNAYAEEWLADAEVGHHYQFVRNGYFTVDRDSTDEKKVFNRTVTLRDTWAKKNK